A single window of Pieris rapae chromosome 4, ilPieRapa1.1, whole genome shotgun sequence DNA harbors:
- the LOC111002839 gene encoding ras-related protein Rab-10: protein MAKKTYDLLFKLLLIGDSGVGKTCILFRFSDNHFTTTFISTIGIDFKIKTVELRGKKIKLQIWDTAGQERFHTITTSYYRGAMGIMLVYDITNEKTFDDIVKWLRNIDEHANEDVEKMILGNKCDMEEKRVVSKERGEAIAREHGIRFMETSAKSNINIECAFSELAEAILDKTAGREADADLARIAVERRPSRAPPARACCS from the exons atggcTAAGAAGACGTAcgatttactttttaaacttCTCCTAATTGGAGATTCTGGTGTTGGCAAAACATGTATATTGTTCAGATTTTCAGATAATCATTTTACAACTACATTTATATCTACAATCG gtatagattttaaaataaaaactgtagAACTTAGAGGTAAGAAAATCAAACTTCAAATATGGGATACAGCAGGACAGGAGAGGTTTCACACCATCACAACATCTTACTATCGTGGAGCAATGGGCATCATGCTGGTGTATGATATAACGAATGAGAAAACATTTGATGATATTGTCAAGTGGTTAAGAAATATAGAtgag CATGCTAATGAAGATGTCGAAAAAATGATCCTTGGCAATAAATGTGACATGGAAGAAAAAAGAGTTGTCAGCAAAGAACGTGGAGAGGCG ATAGCGCGCGAGCACGGGATCCGGTTCATGGAGACGTCGGCCAAGTCCAACATAAACATTGAGTGCGCGTTCTCAGAGCTAGCGGAGGCCATCCTCGACAAGACAGCGGGACGCGAGGCGGACGCCGACCTGGCGCGCATAGCAGTCGAGCGCCGACCCTCGCGTGCACCGCCCGCCCGCGCCTGCTGCTCCTAG